In Streptomyces sp. TS71-3, the following proteins share a genomic window:
- a CDS encoding DUF6415 family natural product biosynthesis protein, with protein sequence MTEHVPLTAEEARLRPLDLAPLRAAAAEPLDDGAPLPRFDDLAELTSRLRGHLQVLIPPVEDAARAFPEYDGGRVRALLSVQSARVRLGSSPGAGLVSAREHARGLARELASLCDHYETLTGASTVERA encoded by the coding sequence GTGACCGAACACGTCCCATTGACGGCTGAGGAAGCCCGCCTCCGGCCGCTTGATCTCGCACCGCTGCGCGCGGCCGCTGCCGAACCGCTCGACGACGGCGCACCGCTGCCCCGGTTCGATGACCTCGCGGAGCTGACGTCCCGGCTGCGAGGCCATCTCCAGGTCCTGATCCCTCCGGTGGAGGACGCCGCCCGCGCCTTCCCGGAGTACGACGGCGGCCGTGTCCGTGCGCTCCTGTCCGTTCAGAGTGCGCGCGTGCGCCTGGGCTCGTCCCCGGGCGCCGGCCTGGTGTCCGCGCGGGAGCACGCTCGGGGCCTTGCGCGCGAACTGGCCTCGCTGTGCGACCACTACGAGACGCTCACCGGCGCGAGCACCGTGGAGCGGGCATGA